CGTTGCCTGGATGCGTGGCATCCGCTTTGCGGGTGCTCGAGAGAAATGGTGCAGGAGGAATAGATGATGAGAGTGAGAAATGCAGCACTCCTTGGTTTGCTGGTGACCATCGCACTCTGGAGTACCCAGGTCAATGCACAAGGCGTGTCGGTGAACGCCGGACTGGTAGCCGATATTCGCACCGTGTATTTGGCCGACCTAGACCTGACCAGGGCCAGTGGTGGGATGCCAATCTTCTGGGTGGAGCTGCGCAACACCTGGCCCACGCCGCAGCAGGTCTACCTACGAGCGCGCATAGAAAGTGGCCAGTTTGGCCCTCTGGCCTGGGGGCAGACGGCTCCCTTCCTTCTGGAAGCCGGGGAGACACACCGAGTGGATAACACTGCCCTGGTGCGAGAAGGGGGGAGGTACTCCTTTGTCGATTATGATTGGAACCGCGACCTCGCTACGGAGTTGCAGAACTATCTCTTTGCCCACGGCAAGTTGCGCCCCGACATATACAGTCTCATCATCGAAGTCTACGACGCCGTTTCTTCAGCCCCGCTCGATGACGCAGTTCTGAGCTTGGACGTTACCAATCCCTCCACACTTGATCTTCTTTCCCCAGGGGCGCGTGTAGAAGGTGAAGATCTGCCGTTGGTGTACACGACTTGGCCAGTTTTCCTTTGGGAATCGGATATCGAGCTTTTTCACCTGGTGGTGGCTGAAAAGCCGGTGGATGTGCACGTGCCTATTGACGCCAGTCCCGAGCAAGTTCTGCAGGACCAAGTTCGCCTCAGCAGGTACATCCGCGTCTATCGTGGACCAGGAGCACCTCCGCCGGCATCCAGTCCAGATACCTTGGTAGTGCCTTCTACCTTCTTTCAGTACCCAGAGAGCGGCGTGTGGCCATTGGTGGAAGGGCGGACCTACTTTTGGCGCCTCACCGGATTTGTGCCCACCTCTGGTACGACCGCCCAGGTGGAGAGTGAGATTTGGGGGTTCAAGGTGGCCAACCTCAGTTCAGGCGGCACTTCTCCTGAACACGTGCAGCTCGTTGCTCAGCTCCGTCTGCTGCTAGGCGATGAAGCAGTAGATGCGCTGTTTGGCCCAGGCGGATCGCTCCATGGGTGTACGTTCACCGGGTTCGTCGAGGACGCTCAGGGAAGGGTTATCGGGGTGGGCGAACTTGCCAGGATTGTTGCCCAGCTGCTGCACGCCGGCACTGCGGCGACCTTTGAGGTGGTGGACAGGTAGAACGACCAGGTGTTCAAAACCAAGTGGATGAGGTGTACAATGCGCAGTAAGGTCATAGCCTGCACGGTGTGCGGTCTGGCGCTAGTGGGGGCAGCTCTGGCGCTCGCCGATGGCGCGAGGGATATGGCCATCCTCCTCAAGGCTGCAGGCAAGGTGGAGGTAGGCTCGGCACTAGACCGTCGCTGGAAACCGGGCACCCGCGGCACCCGTCTGAGTTCGGGGGACAGGATACGCACCGGTGAAAACTCTTTGGCGACCCTCATCTTTACCGATGACAAAAGCCTGCTCAAGCTTCGTGGCGATTCGGAGATCGCCCTTGGGGGCGAGCGGGAGAAGGGCATAGTGAGCAAGCGGCTGAAGGTCGACGCCGGCGAGTTGTGGGCTAAGATCAGTAAGGGCGGCGGAGGGTATCGCCTTGAAACCCCCTCAGGGGTGGCTGCGGTCAAGGGGACGGAGTTCTACCTGCTGGTGGCGGAGGATGGCTCCACCACAGCCATCGTCCTGGAGGGGGTCATTGAGCTGATCAACAGCCTGGGGTCTATTCTGGTGGAGAAGGGCTACACCGGCATCATGCACTCTGATGCCCCGCCGGATACCTCCGAGTCTGGCAATGTCCCCGACTGGGGTGGAGAGGATCTCACCGTTACTGGCGAAGAGGGGCAGCTGCGGATCGAGTTTAGGGATGAGAGCGGCCAGAAACGATTCTTGCTCATCCGGTACAATCCGCGCTAAGGGCCGAGGAGGGCTCTCACCTATGAGAAAGTTCGTCGTCGCTCTGTTGGTTCTTTTCGCGTTCACCTGGGTCTCTGCTTTGCAGGCACCAGCGCGCGCACAGGTGGACGCGCAAGCGCGCCTTATTCACTTGCCGGTGACGAGTGCGTTTGCTCAGGAGGCCATCGAGATTGCCGTCAAGCTTGAGGGCACCACGGAGCGGGTAGTGGAGGCCCGTGTCTACTTCCGGAGGCCGGAGGAGCAAGGGTATCGTTATGTGGAGATGCGGGAGGATGTGGACCAGTGGGTTGGGCTAATCCCCGCAGCCGAAGTAGTGGCGCCGCGCCTACAGTATTTTGTCACGGTGGTGGTGGGGACCGAGCTTGTTCTTACCTATCCTGACTACAACCCGTACTACGAGCCTCTGGAGGTGGTGATCACGGAGCGTCCTCCCCAGGAGAAGGCGAAACCAGGTAGGGGCTATTCGAGTCTGGAGCTCATGGTGCTGAGCCCGGAGCCAGACTCAAGGCTCGGGGAACAGGAGGTGGTGGTAGCCTTTTCGCTCAAGGGTGACCCGGCAGAGATTGACTCGGCGACATATCGGTTGATGGTGGATGGCAAGGACGTAACTAGGAACGCTGAGGTGAGCGCCGCAGTGGTCACCCTGGTTCCAAAGCGCTTATCCCCGGGTCGACACACGGCGGAGCTGACTGCGAGGGATCGCGCGGGGAAACCCCTCCGACCAGCCAGCGTGAACTTTGTGGTGGTTGCTGGCGCAAAGGGCACTAGGGAAAGCAACTTCACTGGGCGGGTCTATGCAGACGCACGCTATGAAGACGTGACTAACATAGCCGAGGAGACCTATCAAGTAGGGGGAACGTTAGCTGGCCAATACGGCGCTCTCCGTTACGGTGCGAACGTGTTTACTACCTCGCGAGAGCGCAGTGATGCGCAGCCGCGGAATCGCTACAGCGCGCGCCTAGAGCTGCCATGGATAGGCGTGCATTTGGGCGATGTCAATCCTAGGTTCAATGACTTGGTGCTTTGGGGGAAGCGCGTCCGCGGCCTCTATGGGTACCTGCACACTGGGGTGATTAATCTGGATCTTGTCTACGGGGAGACCTACCGCGCTGTGGAAGGTCTGGGAGACTCGCTTGGCATCCGGCGCTTTGGTACCTACCGGCAGATGCTCTACGGAGTCCGTCCAAGTATCGGCAAGCCAAATCGCTTCCTGTTGGCGCTCAATTTCCTCAAGGTGAAGGACGATACCTCGTCCATTCTCTGGGGCCCCTCACCGCGGGACAACGTGGTGGTGGGTCCGGACTTGTTTGTGGCGCTGGATCGTCGCCGCATCGAACTGCAAGCTGCGGCCGCCTTGAGCATGACCACGATGAACACCAGCACCGGTGCCTTTTCCAAGGCCAAGATTGACTCGGTCTTTGACACAGAAATCCCCATTGACCCCAAGCAGTTGGAGAAGCTGCTCATCATCAACGACAGCACCACGCCACTTGATCCGCGCCACCTCAGTTCCCTGGCCTACACCGTGACGCTCCGCCTCAACTACTTCGGCAACCTGATTCGGGTGGGTTATAAGTCCATCGGTTCGGAGTTCTACTCCCTGGGCAATACCTTCTTGCGCCGGGACATCCGCGGCTGGTATGCCTCGGATCGGGTGCGCCTTTTCCGCAATCAGTTGTTCTGCACCGTCGGGTTGGAGCATTACCAGGATAACTTTTCGCAGGACGATGGTCAGCCGGCGCTTGACCTGACGACAACGAATCTGGGGCTGTCGTTCTTTCCCGGCAGGGGCTTGCCGCGCCTGACGGTGGACTACCGACGTCGACTGCGCGACAACGGAGTCGATTCCCTCTACACCACCCCGGTGGACACGTTCGCCACAGGCGAAAACAGCCTGACCAGCGACTACATGGTGCAGCTGGCGCATGATTTTGCCCTCTTTGATCTCCAGCATACCCTGAGC
The DNA window shown above is from candidate division KSB1 bacterium and carries:
- a CDS encoding FecR family protein, encoding MRSKVIACTVCGLALVGAALALADGARDMAILLKAAGKVEVGSALDRRWKPGTRGTRLSSGDRIRTGENSLATLIFTDDKSLLKLRGDSEIALGGEREKGIVSKRLKVDAGELWAKISKGGGGYRLETPSGVAAVKGTEFYLLVAEDGSTTAIVLEGVIELINSLGSILVEKGYTGIMHSDAPPDTSESGNVPDWGGEDLTVTGEEGQLRIEFRDESGQKRFLLIRYNPR